One part of the Planctomycetia bacterium genome encodes these proteins:
- a CDS encoding DUF1549 domain-containing protein has product MKSKLSVASPGLICALALFATIASLTLRARAEDAATHEPAITDSDREHWSFRPLSEPTPPAVQAEDWPINAIDRFILAKLEKKGLSPAPPANRVTLIRRVTLDLIGLPPTPEEVDAFIADERPDAYEWLLDRLLASPRYGERWAQHWLDLARYAETDGFEHDLVRPTAWKYRDCVIQALNDDLPYDEFVRRQIAGDVLRPDDASSSIATGFALCGPDMPDINRQEERRHMVLNDIAGTVGSVFLG; this is encoded by the coding sequence ATGAAAAGCAAGTTGTCGGTGGCCTCCCCTGGGCTTATTTGCGCGCTGGCGTTGTTTGCAACCATCGCGTCGCTGACGTTGCGCGCCCGCGCCGAAGATGCGGCGACGCATGAACCCGCGATCACCGACAGCGACCGTGAGCATTGGTCGTTTCGGCCGCTAAGCGAGCCGACTCCACCAGCAGTCCAAGCCGAAGATTGGCCGATCAACGCGATCGATCGCTTCATCCTCGCGAAGCTGGAAAAGAAGGGATTGTCCCCCGCGCCGCCAGCCAATCGGGTCACGTTGATTCGACGCGTGACGCTTGATCTCATCGGCCTGCCGCCGACGCCGGAAGAGGTCGACGCCTTTATTGCGGACGAACGACCGGACGCGTACGAGTGGTTGCTGGATCGTCTGCTCGCTTCGCCGCGGTACGGCGAACGCTGGGCGCAACATTGGCTCGATCTGGCCCGCTACGCCGAGACCGATGGCTTCGAGCATGACCTCGTGCGTCCCACTGCTTGGAAGTATCGCGACTGTGTGATTCAAGCGTTGAACGATGACCTGCCGTACGACGAGTTCGTGCGACGCCAGATCGCCGGCGATGTGCTTCGTCCGGACGACGCGTCGTCCTCGATCGCGACCGGCTTCGCGCTCTGCGGCCCGGACATGCCGGACATCAACCGCCAGGAAGAGCGCCGGCATATGGTGTTGAACGACATCGCAGGCACGGTCGGCAGCGTGTTCCTGGGC